From Deinococcus ruber, the proteins below share one genomic window:
- a CDS encoding 2-oxoglutarate dehydrogenase E1 component, protein MDESQQSKVVSGAAFSSDRLSNDSSPYLEALYETYLSDPQAVSGDWRAYFDDLRGGVQDVPHSPVQAQFLELGKRRLMHAAPDAAANVASGSAAQQVASALISAYRVYGHISARKNPLSIRPAAAVPELTPEYYGLNADDLATTVQEGHFSGTLQQITQQLQASYCGSIGFEFTYLPSGEREWFQTRIEEAKGRGSYSAEQKRRIYAKLNAAEGLEKYLDQEFVGQKRFSLEGGESFIPLLDTLIQQGGPAGVKEAVIGMAHRGRLNVLVNIFGKKPADLFDEFRGKKELPDDPDVAGDVKYHMGFSSDVHTAAGPMHLALAFNPSHLEIVSPVVHGSVRARQDHRDDAQRKQVLPITIHGDAAVSGQGVVMETLNLSRLRGFSTGGAVRIVINNQVGFTTSDPRDTRSSRYCTDVAKIANAPVMHVNGDDPEAVTFAGELALAYRQEFGKDVFIDLICYRRLGHNEGDDPTMTQPIMYREIKAHLTTRALYAAVLEEEGVLKAGEADALITAFRDRLDQGNTVVEEVANEEQSKLAINWSKHIGTHWSEETETKVSAERLAALGVALTSVPEGFGLHRAVDRVLKNRREMSVGAMPIDWGMGETLAYATLLEDGFDVRLDGQDAGRGTFVHRHAVLHDQNAQDTQNEEYMPLAHLPEAKGRIEVIDSTLSEEAVMAFEYGYSTSAPDSLVIWEAQFGDFANGAQSVIDQFISAGESKWQRLSGVTLLLPHGYEGQGPEHSSARLERYLQLCAQKNMQVVVPSCAAQIFHLLRRQMIRPYRKPLVIMSPKSLLRNKAAMSPLSDFTDGKFMEVMPDALVRRAQRVVISSGKLHWELTDAREKGGLQDDVALIRLEQLYPFPLTQLQTELASYPGAQVVWAQEEPQNQGAWLMIRDDLEAALQGGQALTYAGRPRSASTAAGYKKMHDKEQAQVIQDALGQRVPVQTLPVRAEATAQS, encoded by the coding sequence ATGGACGAGTCTCAGCAAAGCAAGGTGGTGTCGGGCGCGGCCTTTTCCAGTGATCGCCTGTCGAACGACAGTTCTCCTTATCTCGAAGCGCTCTACGAAACCTATCTGAGCGACCCCCAGGCGGTCTCCGGTGATTGGCGTGCGTATTTCGACGACCTGCGCGGCGGCGTGCAGGACGTCCCGCACAGCCCGGTGCAGGCGCAGTTTCTGGAACTGGGCAAGCGCCGACTCATGCACGCGGCCCCGGACGCGGCGGCCAATGTGGCGAGCGGCTCGGCAGCCCAGCAGGTTGCCAGCGCTCTGATCAGTGCGTACCGGGTGTACGGCCACATCAGTGCCCGCAAAAATCCGCTGAGTATTCGCCCGGCGGCAGCGGTGCCAGAACTGACGCCCGAGTACTACGGCCTGAATGCCGATGATCTGGCAACGACCGTGCAGGAAGGGCATTTCAGCGGCACGCTTCAGCAGATTACCCAGCAGCTTCAGGCCAGTTACTGCGGCTCTATCGGTTTCGAGTTCACCTACCTGCCATCGGGCGAGCGCGAGTGGTTCCAGACGCGCATCGAAGAAGCCAAGGGGCGCGGCAGTTACAGCGCCGAGCAGAAGCGGCGCATCTACGCCAAGCTGAACGCCGCCGAAGGGCTGGAGAAGTATCTCGATCAGGAATTCGTGGGCCAGAAACGCTTCTCGCTGGAGGGCGGCGAGAGCTTCATTCCGCTGCTCGACACCCTGATTCAGCAGGGCGGCCCGGCGGGCGTCAAGGAAGCCGTCATCGGGATGGCCCACCGAGGCCGCCTGAACGTGCTGGTCAATATCTTCGGCAAGAAGCCTGCCGACCTCTTCGACGAATTCCGGGGTAAGAAGGAACTGCCCGACGATCCCGACGTGGCCGGTGACGTGAAGTACCACATGGGTTTTTCCAGCGACGTTCACACGGCGGCCGGCCCGATGCATCTGGCGCTGGCCTTCAATCCCTCCCACCTCGAAATCGTGTCTCCGGTGGTGCACGGCAGTGTGCGTGCCCGCCAGGATCACCGCGACGACGCGCAGCGCAAGCAGGTGCTGCCGATCACCATCCACGGCGACGCTGCCGTGTCGGGGCAGGGCGTGGTGATGGAGACGCTGAACCTTTCGCGCCTGCGCGGGTTCTCGACGGGCGGCGCGGTCCGCATCGTCATCAACAATCAGGTGGGCTTTACCACCTCCGATCCGCGTGACACCCGCAGCAGCCGCTACTGCACCGATGTCGCCAAAATCGCCAATGCCCCGGTGATGCACGTGAACGGCGACGATCCCGAAGCCGTGACGTTTGCCGGAGAGCTGGCACTGGCGTACCGTCAGGAATTCGGCAAAGACGTGTTTATCGACCTGATCTGTTATCGCCGCCTGGGTCATAACGAGGGCGACGATCCCACCATGACGCAGCCGATCATGTACCGCGAGATCAAGGCGCACCTGACGACGCGGGCGCTGTATGCTGCCGTGCTGGAAGAGGAAGGCGTGCTGAAGGCGGGCGAGGCCGACGCGCTCATCACGGCGTTCCGCGACCGGCTCGATCAGGGCAATACCGTGGTCGAGGAGGTCGCCAACGAGGAGCAGAGCAAGCTGGCGATCAACTGGAGCAAGCACATCGGCACGCACTGGAGCGAGGAAACCGAGACGAAGGTGAGCGCCGAGCGCCTTGCCGCGCTGGGTGTGGCCCTGACGAGCGTGCCGGAGGGCTTCGGGCTGCACCGCGCCGTAGACCGCGTGCTGAAAAACCGCCGCGAGATGAGTGTGGGGGCCATGCCCATCGACTGGGGCATGGGCGAAACGCTGGCCTACGCCACGCTGTTGGAAGACGGCTTCGACGTGCGCCTCGACGGACAGGACGCCGGGCGCGGCACCTTCGTCCACCGGCATGCGGTGCTGCACGACCAGAACGCCCAGGACACCCAGAACGAGGAATACATGCCGCTGGCGCACCTGCCAGAAGCAAAGGGCCGTATCGAGGTGATCGACTCGACCCTCTCGGAAGAGGCGGTCATGGCCTTCGAGTACGGCTACTCGACCAGTGCGCCCGACTCGCTGGTGATCTGGGAAGCGCAGTTCGGTGACTTTGCCAACGGCGCACAGAGTGTGATCGACCAGTTCATCAGCGCGGGCGAGAGCAAGTGGCAGCGCCTGAGCGGCGTGACGCTGCTGCTGCCGCACGGCTACGAGGGGCAGGGGCCGGAACACTCCAGCGCGAGGTTGGAGCGGTATCTCCAGCTGTGCGCCCAGAAGAACATGCAGGTGGTGGTGCCGAGCTGCGCCGCGCAGATCTTCCACCTGCTGCGCCGCCAGATGATCCGGCCTTACCGCAAGCCGCTGGTTATCATGTCGCCCAAGAGCCTGCTGAGGAACAAGGCCGCCATGAGTCCGCTCAGCGACTTCACCGACGGCAAGTTCATGGAAGTGATGCCCGACGCACTGGTCCGCCGCGCTCAGCGGGTGGTCATCAGCAGCGGCAAACTGCACTGGGAACTGACGGACGCCCGCGAAAAGGGTGGCCTGCAAGACGACGTGGCCCTGATCCGGCTGGAGCAGCTCTACCCCTTCCCGCTGACGCAGCTTCAGACCGAGCTGGCTTCGTACCCCGGCGCACAGGTGGTGTGGGCGCAGGAAGAACCGCAGAACCAGGGCGCGTGGCTGATGATCCGCGACGATCTGGAAGCCGCGCTTCAGGGTGGGCAGGCGCTGACCTACGCGGGCCGCCCCCGCAGCGCCAGCACCGCCGCCGGATACAAGAAGATGCACGACAAGGAGCAGGCGCAGGTCATTCAGGACGCGCTGGGCCAGCGAGTTCCGGTGCAGACGCTGCCAGTTCGTGCAGAGGCGACCGCTCAGTCGTAA
- a CDS encoding succinate dehydrogenase iron-sulfur subunit, with protein MKINVKILRFDPEKDRKAHWEVYPVEAQAGDRVLDVLNHVKWYVDPKLTFRRSCAHGICGSDAMLINGRNRLACKTLLKDVVKNGGTITVEPIRGLKVEKDLLVDMDPFFDAYRAVMPYFVNDEAPPTTERIQSPEAAERMDHGSNCILCACCTTSCPIYWVNGSYLGPAAIVQAHRFIFDSRDRAADARMQILNQNTGVWRCRTAYNCTEACPRDIPITQLIEEVKRAVMYTQ; from the coding sequence ATGAAGATCAATGTCAAAATTCTGCGTTTTGACCCGGAAAAGGACCGTAAGGCCCACTGGGAGGTCTATCCCGTCGAGGCCCAGGCGGGCGACCGGGTGCTGGACGTGCTGAACCACGTCAAGTGGTACGTCGATCCCAAGCTGACCTTTCGCCGTTCGTGCGCCCACGGCATCTGCGGTAGCGACGCCATGCTCATCAATGGGCGCAACCGGCTGGCCTGCAAGACGCTGCTCAAAGACGTGGTGAAGAACGGCGGCACCATCACCGTCGAGCCGATCCGGGGCCTGAAAGTCGAGAAAGACCTGCTGGTCGATATGGACCCCTTCTTCGACGCCTACCGCGCCGTGATGCCGTACTTCGTCAACGACGAGGCCCCGCCCACCACCGAGCGCATCCAGTCGCCCGAAGCCGCCGAGCGCATGGATCACGGCAGCAACTGCATTCTGTGTGCGTGCTGCACCACCAGTTGCCCGATTTACTGGGTCAACGGGTCGTACCTCGGCCCCGCCGCCATCGTACAGGCGCACCGCTTCATCTTTGATTCCCGTGACCGCGCCGCCGACGCCCGTATGCAGATTCTGAACCAGAACACAGGCGTGTGGCGTTGCCGTACCGCCTACAACTGCACCGAGGCCTGCCCACGCGACATCCCGATCACCCAGCTGATCGAGGAAGTCAAACGTGCGGTGATGTACACGCAGTAA
- the sdhA gene encoding succinate dehydrogenase flavoprotein subunit — protein MQHKYDVLVVGAGGAGLMAALYAAKGDVSVAVLSKLYPTRSHTGAAQGGVGAALGNIAEDHWEWHMFDTVKGGDYLTDQDAAEVFSKDVIEAVYELEHMGLPFSRTPEGKIAQRKFGGHTREYGKGTVERSCYAKDRTGHMILQTLYQQNVKAGTTFFNEFHVLDLIIEDGRCAGVIAYEYSTGTIHTFHAKAVILAAGGYGRIFKITSNALTLTGDLMSIYYRKGLPLEDMEFYQFHPTGLTKLGILITEGVRGEGGILRNESGERFMERYAPTVKDLAPRDMVSRAIITEIREGRGVGPDKDAIYIDLTHLPRETIENKLSEITDLARTYLGIDPVTDLVPIQPTAHYAMGGIPTTLDGECIANDQGDLIAGLYAAGEQACVSLHGANRLGTNSLGDLIVFGRRSGVNAAKFAKTVEYPPLPQGAEAGAVQLVKGLKDATGTENAAQIRKELQESMMNNVGIFRNGPDMEKQVGIIRNLKARYANVHLVDDSERYNSELIETLELGFMLDCAEAMTASALNRTESRGAHDREDFHSRNDEEWLKHTLAYQGENGAVRIGYKSVSLKGQTLSFEPKPRVY, from the coding sequence ATGCAACATAAATACGACGTGCTGGTGGTGGGAGCAGGCGGCGCGGGGCTGATGGCGGCCCTGTATGCCGCCAAGGGTGACGTGTCGGTGGCAGTACTCAGCAAGCTGTATCCCACCCGTTCGCATACCGGAGCGGCACAGGGCGGCGTGGGCGCGGCGCTCGGCAACATCGCCGAAGACCACTGGGAATGGCATATGTTCGACACCGTCAAAGGCGGCGATTACCTGACCGATCAGGACGCTGCCGAGGTGTTCTCCAAAGACGTGATCGAAGCGGTCTACGAGCTGGAACACATGGGCCTGCCGTTTTCGCGCACGCCCGAAGGCAAGATCGCCCAGCGCAAGTTCGGCGGCCATACCCGCGAGTATGGCAAGGGCACCGTCGAACGCAGCTGCTACGCCAAAGACCGCACCGGCCACATGATCCTTCAGACGCTGTATCAACAGAACGTCAAGGCGGGCACCACCTTCTTCAACGAATTCCACGTGCTCGACCTGATCATCGAGGACGGGCGCTGCGCGGGCGTGATCGCCTACGAGTACTCGACCGGCACCATCCATACCTTCCATGCCAAGGCAGTCATTCTGGCGGCGGGCGGGTACGGGCGCATCTTCAAGATCACCAGCAACGCCCTGACCCTGACCGGCGACCTGATGAGCATCTATTACCGCAAGGGCCTGCCGCTGGAAGACATGGAGTTCTACCAGTTCCACCCCACCGGCCTGACCAAGCTTGGCATTCTGATCACCGAGGGCGTGCGCGGTGAGGGCGGCATTCTGCGAAACGAATCGGGTGAGCGCTTCATGGAGCGGTACGCCCCCACCGTGAAAGACCTGGCCCCCCGCGACATGGTGAGCCGCGCCATCATCACCGAGATCCGGGAAGGGCGAGGCGTCGGCCCCGATAAAGACGCCATCTACATCGACCTGACGCACCTGCCACGCGAGACCATCGAGAACAAGCTCTCGGAGATCACCGATCTGGCCCGCACGTACCTAGGTATCGACCCGGTCACCGATCTGGTGCCGATTCAGCCCACCGCCCACTACGCGATGGGCGGCATTCCCACCACGCTCGACGGCGAGTGCATCGCCAATGACCAGGGCGATCTGATCGCCGGGCTGTACGCGGCGGGCGAGCAGGCGTGCGTGAGTCTGCACGGAGCCAATCGCCTGGGCACCAACAGCCTGGGCGACCTGATCGTGTTCGGGCGCAGAAGCGGCGTGAACGCGGCGAAATTTGCCAAGACGGTGGAGTATCCGCCGCTGCCGCAGGGCGCGGAGGCAGGAGCCGTGCAGCTCGTGAAGGGGCTGAAAGACGCCACCGGCACCGAGAACGCCGCCCAGATCCGCAAGGAATTGCAGGAATCCATGATGAACAACGTCGGGATTTTCCGCAACGGCCCCGACATGGAAAAGCAGGTCGGCATCATCCGGAATCTGAAGGCCCGGTATGCCAACGTGCACCTTGTCGATGACAGCGAGCGCTACAACAGTGAGCTGATCGAGACACTGGAACTGGGATTCATGCTCGACTGTGCCGAGGCCATGACCGCCAGTGCTCTGAACCGAACCGAGTCGCGCGGGGCGCACGACCGCGAGGATTTCCATTCCCGCAACGACGAGGAGTGGCTGAAGCACACGCTGGCCTATCAGGGCGAGAACGGCGCAGTTCGCATCGGCTACAAGTCGGTGTCGCTGAAGGGGCAAACGCTGTCGTTCGAGCCAAAACCACGAGTGTACTAA
- a CDS encoding succinate dehydrogenase hydrophobic membrane anchor subunit, producing MIKAKTLGDARAQAQSNSELNWWIFMRISGLILMFLVLGHVYMTFVQVSESDATYDAVVSKLANPAWKFYDWLILVLALLHGMNGARYSIEDYIRSRPNRFWVKGVFYSVVAVIMALGTVGLFSIH from the coding sequence GTGATCAAAGCAAAGACGTTAGGTGACGCCCGTGCCCAGGCGCAGAGCAACAGCGAGCTGAACTGGTGGATTTTCATGCGGATCAGCGGCCTGATTCTGATGTTTCTGGTGCTGGGCCACGTCTACATGACCTTCGTGCAGGTCAGCGAATCCGACGCGACCTACGACGCGGTGGTCAGCAAGCTCGCCAATCCCGCCTGGAAGTTCTACGACTGGCTGATTCTGGTGCTGGCGCTGCTGCACGGAATGAACGGAGCGCGGTACAGCATCGAGGACTACATCAGAAGCCGCCCCAACCGCTTCTGGGTCAAGGGCGTGTTCTATTCGGTGGTCGCCGTCATCATGGCGCTCGGTACGGTCGGCCTGTTCAGCATTCATTGA
- the sdhC gene encoding succinate dehydrogenase, cytochrome b556 subunit gives MYRGREGQWAFLLHRLSGLAILAYLLLHVISISLFVFGEDPYKAVHGLYDFWLFRIGLIFVTAAVVYHAFNGLRIIIMDFTGSGVAYQRQMWYGVLVLSVITMVYVAYMVLPRVVAGV, from the coding sequence ATGTACCGAGGCAGAGAGGGGCAGTGGGCATTTTTGCTCCACCGCCTGTCTGGACTGGCAATTCTGGCGTACCTGCTGCTGCATGTCATCAGCATCTCGCTGTTCGTGTTTGGCGAAGACCCCTACAAAGCGGTTCACGGCCTGTACGACTTCTGGCTGTTCCGCATCGGCCTGATTTTCGTGACGGCGGCGGTGGTGTATCACGCCTTCAACGGCCTGCGAATCATCATCATGGACTTTACCGGCAGCGGCGTGGCCTACCAGCGGCAGATGTGGTACGGCGTGCTGGTCCTGAGCGTCATCACGATGGTGTACGTGGCGTATATGGTGCTGCCGCGCGTTGTGGCGGGAGTGTGA
- a CDS encoding protein kinase domain-containing protein, with protein MNVALLVALFVVALLLTLRATERLLAITLAVLALLLGVALVFLGNIDRAWGVLVVAGLLVGSFWLRFVPNSAPVPGALPVRRQPLRILRTAKVTVAPRNPTASQTFSDLVFSDYEVLDRIGVGGMGSVYRARRKSDNRTVALKVPQEKYLADAKFVKRFYREAEVLKRFSHASIVRVYDYKAQGAEHYIAMEFLDGESLEELLEKRPLAFPETIQIIRTLSDALRHIHAQNVIHRDIKPANVMVLRGAFQDGRLREGGVKLMDFGIAVGKVLTRLTMTGARVGTPIYMAPEQAKGNRVDARSDVYSLGLLAYEMVSGQTAFKGSYEAVVHQQVFESPKPPRQIRLEVPGKLNDLILNMIEKDPALRPTLDEVIARIDAGVLDDEQFSDPLALAMSVQEKRGTLRLLDLQAKLRVSLRDLQGPDALPSAPNALCGDEQGNLYLSMLEYRQGKSGALIRKFAPDGTEVAAFGAYGLGEDELLQPVSIAVQGDQVYVLDAEAFHVVVFSSSGQFLRRFGGRGPGQGRFEQPRTLAMAPGTDLYVLDSGNREVQRFTPAGEYVSRYAFRMDKTSDALRLLEGLAVDRHGGVYIVDGSANKLRKIEPNGTPGMTFALETLVGEPSDVPWLLQVTPEGQIYGVRRGGQQLRIYNSVGDLLKQPDMYAPVQALALLQRPVPGAAVHATLVSGQKRAPEGMVRS; from the coding sequence TTGAACGTCGCGCTGCTTGTCGCGCTGTTCGTGGTGGCGCTGCTGCTGACGCTGCGGGCTACCGAGCGCCTGCTGGCGATCACGCTGGCTGTGTTGGCGCTGCTGCTGGGCGTTGCCCTGGTGTTTCTGGGCAATATCGACCGTGCGTGGGGCGTTCTGGTGGTGGCCGGTCTGCTGGTCGGCAGTTTCTGGCTGCGGTTCGTACCGAATTCCGCTCCGGTGCCGGGTGCGCTGCCGGTGCGCCGTCAGCCGCTGCGAATTCTGCGAACGGCCAAGGTCACGGTGGCCCCGCGCAACCCGACCGCGAGCCAGACGTTCAGCGACCTGGTGTTTTCCGATTACGAGGTGCTCGACCGCATCGGGGTGGGCGGCATGGGCAGCGTGTACCGCGCCCGGCGCAAGAGCGACAACCGTACGGTGGCCCTCAAGGTGCCGCAGGAAAAGTATCTGGCCGACGCCAAATTCGTCAAACGCTTCTACCGCGAGGCCGAGGTGCTCAAGCGCTTCTCGCACGCCAGCATCGTGCGGGTCTACGACTACAAGGCGCAGGGAGCCGAACACTACATCGCCATGGAATTTCTGGACGGCGAGAGTCTGGAAGAACTGCTGGAAAAGAGGCCACTGGCTTTCCCCGAAACCATCCAGATCATCCGCACGCTCAGCGACGCGCTGCGGCATATTCACGCCCAGAACGTGATTCACCGCGATATCAAGCCCGCCAACGTGATGGTGCTGCGCGGAGCCTTCCAGGACGGGCGACTGCGTGAGGGCGGCGTCAAGCTGATGGACTTCGGCATCGCGGTGGGTAAGGTGCTGACGCGCCTGACCATGACCGGGGCCAGAGTCGGCACGCCCATCTATATGGCCCCCGAACAGGCCAAGGGAAACCGTGTCGATGCCCGCAGCGACGTGTATTCGCTGGGGCTGCTGGCCTACGAGATGGTGTCGGGGCAGACAGCCTTCAAGGGCAGTTACGAGGCAGTGGTGCATCAGCAGGTGTTCGAGTCGCCCAAGCCGCCGCGCCAGATTCGGCTGGAGGTGCCCGGCAAGCTCAACGACCTGATCCTGAACATGATCGAGAAAGACCCGGCGCTGCGTCCGACGCTCGATGAGGTGATTGCCCGAATCGACGCCGGAGTGCTCGACGACGAGCAGTTCTCCGATCCGCTGGCACTCGCCATGAGCGTTCAGGAAAAGCGCGGCACGCTGCGGCTGCTCGACCTTCAGGCCAAACTGCGCGTGTCGCTGCGCGATCTTCAGGGTCCGGACGCGCTGCCATCTGCGCCCAACGCGCTGTGCGGCGACGAGCAGGGCAATCTGTACCTCAGCATGCTGGAATATCGTCAGGGTAAAAGCGGCGCACTCATCCGCAAGTTCGCGCCCGACGGAACGGAAGTGGCGGCGTTCGGGGCCTACGGGCTGGGCGAAGACGAACTGCTTCAGCCGGTCAGCATCGCGGTGCAGGGCGATCAGGTGTACGTGCTCGACGCCGAGGCATTTCATGTGGTGGTCTTCAGCTCCTCCGGCCAGTTTCTGCGGCGCTTTGGCGGGCGTGGCCCCGGTCAGGGCCGCTTCGAGCAGCCGCGCACCCTGGCGATGGCTCCCGGCACCGATCTGTACGTGCTGGACAGCGGCAACCGCGAGGTGCAGCGCTTTACCCCGGCGGGCGAGTACGTGTCGCGCTACGCCTTCCGCATGGACAAGACGAGTGACGCCCTGCGGCTGCTCGAAGGGCTGGCGGTCGACCGTCACGGCGGGGTGTACATCGTGGACGGCAGCGCCAACAAGCTGCGAAAGATCGAACCCAATGGCACTCCCGGCATGACCTTTGCCCTCGAAACGCTGGTGGGCGAACCGAGCGACGTGCCGTGGCTGCTTCAGGTCACGCCCGAGGGTCAGATTTATGGCGTGCGGCGCGGCGGTCAGCAGCTGCGAATCTACAATTCGGTGGGCGACCTGCTCAAGCAGCCAGATATGTACGCGCCGGTACAGGCGCTGGCCCTGCTTCAGCGTCCGGTGCCGGGGGCCGCTGTCCATGCCACCCTGGTCTCGGGTCAGAAGCGTGCGCCAGAAGGCATGGTGCGGAGCTAG
- a CDS encoding methyltransferase domain-containing protein, whose product MPRPVRSSSRSKNQKPRPKPLRYQSFELEALSGLEDVAEAELREVPTVRGGGRLPSGGVRFQFADAGGTWERLSRLRGAVAVYRVEHWDIPRPRAFLGHQVLGELMDFLGSVARAAGHQSFRLSAAGRDSETFTRLIEEIQEQLGLTYQQDDGEMLIRFRPYEQRASETEEGWEVLARITPRPLSARAWRACNMSGGLNATIAYAMHRLSGQRERDRIFNPMCGSGTLLIERSLMGPVDAMVGVDVSEAALSCARQNITAAKRNIEVAQVDALHTGLPDRSFDLVVADLPWGDAVGTHGSNAALYPAFLQEMDRLTARAGRLCLLTHEIKLFERVLAEQSRWQARELFQVYSGGHHPKCYLLSK is encoded by the coding sequence ATGCCTCGCCCAGTACGGTCCTCTTCCCGCTCGAAAAACCAGAAGCCCCGCCCCAAACCGCTGCGTTACCAGAGTTTCGAACTGGAGGCCCTCAGCGGCCTGGAGGACGTGGCCGAGGCCGAACTGCGCGAGGTACCCACCGTGCGGGGTGGCGGGCGGCTGCCCAGTGGCGGCGTGCGCTTTCAGTTTGCCGACGCGGGCGGCACCTGGGAACGGCTGTCGCGGCTGCGCGGCGCGGTGGCGGTCTACCGCGTCGAGCACTGGGACATTCCCCGGCCCCGCGCCTTCCTGGGCCATCAGGTGCTGGGCGAGCTGATGGATTTTCTGGGCAGCGTGGCGCGGGCGGCAGGCCACCAGAGCTTTCGCCTGAGCGCCGCCGGACGTGACAGCGAGACATTTACCCGACTGATCGAGGAAATTCAGGAACAGCTCGGCCTGACCTACCAGCAGGACGACGGAGAGATGCTGATCCGCTTTCGGCCCTACGAGCAGCGGGCCAGCGAAACCGAAGAGGGCTGGGAGGTGCTGGCACGCATCACGCCGCGCCCGCTGTCGGCCCGTGCGTGGCGGGCGTGCAACATGTCGGGCGGCCTGAACGCCACGATTGCCTACGCCATGCATCGCCTGAGTGGACAGCGCGAACGCGACCGCATCTTCAATCCAATGTGCGGCAGCGGCACCCTATTGATCGAGCGCTCGTTGATGGGGCCAGTCGATGCGATGGTGGGCGTGGACGTGAGTGAAGCCGCCCTCAGCTGCGCCCGGCAGAACATCACCGCCGCCAAACGCAACATTGAGGTGGCGCAGGTTGACGCGCTGCACACCGGCCTGCCCGACCGCAGCTTCGATCTGGTGGTGGCCGATCTGCCGTGGGGCGACGCGGTGGGCACCCACGGCAGCAACGCGGCGCTGTACCCGGCCTTCTTGCAGGAAATGGACCGCCTGACCGCCCGCGCCGGGCGACTGTGCCTGCTGACGCACGAGATCAAGCTGTTCGAGCGCGTGCTGGCCGAACAGAGCCGCTGGCAGGCGAGGGAACTGTTTCAGGTGTACAGCGGCGGGCACCACCCGAAGTGCTACCTGTTGAGCAAATAG
- a CDS encoding metallophosphoesterase: MGLTLSIRRSALGIFWGTLSLGLGNVYRFRVRQERAALPGLRRPLRAVQMSDFHYGTWIGPVTVRRWVDAALAQQPDVILITGDFLDSSLGLRPTGTLLKELSRLSAPLGVYAVFGNHDWTSLNTQAARSHFARDLGAVGIQVINNCGKQLRDDLFVTGIDDWWFGSQNEKAMLEGYLGGAVLLMSHNPDYLPYVPPAVTLTLSGHTHGGQIRIPLLGPMKKASLYGTRFLEGWVEAAPDQPNDAEPSLPSTPPRRIRGYVTHGLGVTGVPIRLGCPAELTVFDFLPEPQEVLTYDLHDLE, encoded by the coding sequence ATGGGTTTGACTCTTTCCATCCGGCGCTCGGCGCTGGGAATCTTCTGGGGAACACTGAGCCTGGGTCTGGGCAATGTTTACCGCTTCCGGGTGCGTCAGGAACGCGCCGCGCTGCCGGGGCTGAGAAGACCGCTGCGGGCCGTTCAGATGAGCGATTTTCATTACGGCACCTGGATTGGCCCGGTCACGGTGCGCCGCTGGGTTGATGCAGCGCTGGCCCAGCAACCCGACGTGATTCTGATTACCGGCGATTTTCTCGACAGTTCGTTGGGGCTCCGGCCCACCGGCACCCTGCTGAAAGAACTGTCGCGGCTGTCAGCCCCGCTGGGCGTGTATGCGGTGTTCGGCAACCACGACTGGACGAGCCTGAATACCCAGGCGGCCCGCAGTCACTTCGCCCGCGACCTCGGGGCGGTGGGCATTCAGGTCATCAATAACTGCGGCAAACAGCTGAGAGATGACCTGTTCGTGACCGGGATCGACGACTGGTGGTTTGGCAGCCAGAACGAGAAGGCCATGCTGGAAGGCTATCTGGGCGGCGCGGTGCTGCTGATGAGCCACAATCCCGATTACCTGCCGTATGTGCCGCCCGCCGTGACCCTGACGCTCTCGGGCCACACGCACGGCGGTCAGATACGGATTCCGTTGCTGGGGCCGATGAAGAAGGCCAGTCTGTACGGCACCAGGTTTCTGGAAGGCTGGGTCGAAGCCGCCCCCGACCAGCCGAACGACGCCGAACCAAGCCTGCCGTCCACACCTCCCAGACGCATTCGCGGCTACGTCACACACGGCCTGGGCGTGACAGGCGTGCCGATCAGACTCGGCTGCCCCGCCGAACTGACGGTCTTCGACTTCCTTCCCGAGCCTCAGGAGGTACTGACCTACGATCTGCACGATCTGGAATGA
- a CDS encoding MliC family protein, with protein MTPAPLFALLTYQGQQYGLAQALSGSGARYASLYGPTPGGAGLEWWEHQGEGTLSKFIGNAAGSTVPLLRSCRVS; from the coding sequence ATCACACCCGCGCCGCTGTTCGCGCTCCTGACGTACCAGGGGCAACAGTACGGGCTGGCTCAGGCGCTGTCGGGCAGCGGGGCACGCTACGCCTCGCTGTATGGCCCCACGCCGGGCGGTGCTGGTCTGGAATGGTGGGAACATCAGGGCGAAGGAACGCTCAGCAAATTTATCGGCAATGCGGCTGGAAGCACGGTGCCCCTTCTCCGTTCGTGCCGGGTGTCCTAG